Proteins co-encoded in one Opitutus terrae PB90-1 genomic window:
- a CDS encoding glycosyltransferase family 9 protein produces MRILLSKPDALGDQLIAAGAVQALRTLRPDIQIVWHVRRGMEVVASLLGGDVFAPQTDQPPESEATRLAQTAAPLVFLPYPLSSYEPWSDDVGRRVKWWAAFLQATRWDAAILGLVNRTWVGDLTVALAPASQQIGFAASAARQPLVNEAHALVSAGAPVFTTTLEPSWTRSESDQLRDLLAVLEPRLATGAAAAWRAPVSWEPRTSAPSTAHVLIAPGVGGDPRRAWPLGNFRAVADGLRSRGARVTWVEGPGDSPYLAGLPADDQHPRAVFGPTDLPKLNAAFAGADLVICHDTAYAHLAAGIGVPTVAIYGAGQVSRFHPTGGRVKVVQSRIACAGCQWHCLFERLHCVADIPLATVESAVEHMLRGDASPVFVDVRTPFADAPEGELLALRHRLQQEILTLNADRFARLQIIQSLLAQPKLQPASLQRPETEPRLSVIIPMGRPDRVAATLASLAAQQRVPANWEIILVGVEAAAVARAHPHLPVVPVVLSANQLPPRTRCLGVEKATGEWYLFIDDDVELATDCYARLLDLLASPMFSPAANPRVGAIGLRLPGKSGRFFERLTDISNFWAQQHSAAEDRDWLYSAAVFVLAEAYHRSGGFNPDLPNGEDVDLTRRIVGAGYRLRYEPSLVARHDHRRDTLLSMWRYFWKNGNAAQYFFAAQAGACPFSVKTAWLKSWSDLRMNMAFQRARGVQLGLRTPLIWLNYLIVEASLEQHWQEYLHRSGRYRELPARARSDVTYVQALTGWDAGRRVRGACRYALAVLQDFANPVRR; encoded by the coding sequence ATGAGAATCCTCCTTTCCAAGCCCGACGCGCTCGGCGATCAACTGATCGCCGCCGGTGCCGTGCAGGCGCTGCGGACCTTGCGGCCGGACATCCAGATCGTCTGGCACGTTCGCCGTGGAATGGAGGTCGTGGCCTCGCTGCTCGGCGGAGACGTGTTCGCGCCGCAAACCGACCAGCCGCCCGAATCCGAAGCGACCCGGCTGGCGCAGACCGCCGCACCGCTCGTCTTCCTGCCCTACCCGCTCTCGTCCTACGAGCCGTGGAGTGACGACGTGGGCCGGCGGGTGAAATGGTGGGCCGCTTTTCTGCAGGCGACGCGCTGGGACGCTGCGATCCTTGGCTTGGTCAACCGGACGTGGGTCGGCGATCTCACGGTCGCGCTCGCGCCCGCGTCACAGCAGATCGGATTCGCAGCCAGCGCCGCGCGGCAGCCGCTGGTCAACGAAGCGCATGCGCTGGTGTCCGCGGGCGCGCCGGTGTTCACGACGACGCTCGAGCCATCGTGGACGCGCTCCGAGTCCGATCAACTGCGCGATCTTCTCGCCGTGCTGGAGCCGCGTCTGGCGACCGGCGCAGCTGCAGCTTGGCGCGCGCCGGTGTCATGGGAGCCGCGCACGAGCGCGCCCTCGACAGCGCACGTCCTGATCGCGCCGGGCGTTGGCGGCGATCCGCGCCGCGCCTGGCCGTTGGGCAACTTCCGCGCCGTCGCTGACGGGCTGCGGTCGCGCGGCGCGCGCGTGACCTGGGTGGAAGGTCCCGGCGACTCGCCCTATCTCGCAGGACTGCCCGCGGACGATCAGCACCCGCGTGCCGTGTTTGGTCCGACGGATCTACCCAAACTCAACGCCGCATTCGCCGGCGCCGATCTCGTCATCTGCCACGACACGGCGTACGCACATCTCGCCGCAGGCATTGGCGTACCCACGGTGGCGATCTACGGTGCCGGCCAAGTCAGCCGCTTCCATCCGACAGGCGGCCGGGTCAAGGTGGTTCAGAGCCGGATCGCCTGCGCGGGTTGTCAATGGCACTGCCTCTTCGAACGACTGCACTGCGTCGCCGACATACCCTTGGCCACCGTGGAGAGCGCAGTTGAGCACATGCTCAGGGGTGATGCCTCGCCCGTGTTCGTCGATGTTCGCACGCCGTTCGCCGATGCCCCGGAGGGCGAGCTGCTCGCGTTGCGCCACCGGCTCCAGCAGGAGATTCTCACGCTCAACGCCGACCGGTTCGCCCGACTGCAAATCATCCAGAGTCTTCTCGCGCAACCGAAGCTCCAGCCAGCCTCGCTGCAGCGGCCCGAAACGGAACCGCGGCTGTCGGTCATCATTCCCATGGGCCGGCCGGATCGCGTCGCCGCAACGCTTGCGTCGCTCGCGGCGCAACAGCGCGTGCCGGCGAATTGGGAGATCATCCTCGTCGGCGTGGAGGCCGCGGCCGTCGCCCGCGCGCACCCGCATTTGCCCGTCGTGCCGGTCGTGCTGTCCGCCAACCAACTGCCGCCGCGCACGCGCTGTCTCGGCGTCGAGAAGGCGACCGGCGAATGGTATCTGTTCATCGACGATGACGTCGAGCTCGCCACCGATTGCTACGCGCGGCTGCTCGATCTGCTCGCTTCACCGATGTTCTCGCCCGCCGCGAATCCCCGCGTCGGCGCGATCGGGCTGCGGCTGCCTGGCAAGAGTGGGCGCTTCTTCGAGCGGCTGACGGACATCTCGAATTTTTGGGCACAGCAACATTCCGCCGCCGAGGATCGTGACTGGCTCTATAGCGCCGCCGTGTTCGTACTGGCAGAGGCCTACCATCGCAGCGGCGGGTTCAACCCCGATTTGCCGAACGGCGAGGACGTCGACCTGACGCGCCGGATCGTGGGCGCCGGCTACCGCCTGCGGTACGAGCCGAGTCTGGTCGCGCGGCACGATCATCGTCGCGACACGCTGCTGTCGATGTGGCGGTATTTTTGGAAGAACGGGAACGCGGCCCAATACTTCTTCGCCGCACAGGCCGGCGCGTGTCCTTTCAGCGTGAAAACCGCGTGGTTGAAATCCTGGAGCGATCTGCGGATGAACATGGCGTTTCAACGCGCCCGCGGCGTGCAGCTGGGCCTGCGCACACCACTTATCTGGCTGAACTACCTCATCGTCGAAGCGTCCCTCGAGCAGCATTGGCAGGAATATCTGCATCGCAGCGGTCGCTATCGTGAGCTCCCGGCGCGCGCACGCAGCGACGTGACCTACGTTCAAGCCCTCACTGGTTGGGATGCCGGCCGTCGCGTGCGCGGCGCCTGCCGTTACGCGCTCGCCGTCCTGCAGGATTTCGCCAACCCGGTGCGCCGATGA
- a CDS encoding glycosyltransferase family 4 protein, producing the protein MRIGIGLNLLAPDHGGVTNYALTLLRHWPELAPEHPMVLFSFAHNESLLATLPAVSCQHEIRLQTQEEVLQHLDEFDVYFCPFGTLWPRPVRKPSVLTFHDMQERFYPEFFTTKEHAERIYHYDWSLRMADAVIAVSEFTRDMAVEIGGAARAKVHVVHHVPDALPTPAAPAAWPGGDAGRPFVFYPANFWKHKNHLRLLAAFAQARTDAPELRLVCTGSLLGREAEWHEAVRGHGLQDHVLHLGKVTRAEISWLFQHAKALIFASLFEGFGIPLLEAMQSGCPIACGHNTSQPDVAAVAALYFDASSTESIAAAITRLHRDGALRSRLAAAGRERLKVFTTQRLVQGHLVAFQSACRRHTRWRTWFNEHVQLPRSRHTRTTLSPRELRIAARLLQRQARLPAGCEHV; encoded by the coding sequence ATGAGAATCGGGATCGGCCTCAACCTTCTCGCGCCGGATCACGGTGGCGTCACCAACTACGCGTTGACGCTGCTGCGACACTGGCCGGAGCTGGCGCCGGAGCATCCGATGGTGCTGTTCAGTTTCGCGCACAACGAGTCGCTGCTCGCCACGCTTCCCGCCGTCTCATGTCAGCATGAGATCCGACTCCAGACCCAGGAGGAAGTGCTGCAGCACCTCGACGAGTTCGACGTGTATTTCTGCCCGTTCGGAACGCTTTGGCCCCGGCCTGTTCGAAAACCGTCCGTGCTCACCTTCCACGACATGCAGGAGCGGTTTTATCCGGAGTTCTTCACGACGAAGGAACACGCCGAACGCATTTACCACTACGACTGGTCGCTGCGCATGGCCGACGCCGTCATCGCCGTGTCCGAATTCACGCGCGACATGGCCGTCGAGATCGGCGGCGCCGCCCGTGCCAAGGTGCATGTGGTTCATCACGTGCCCGACGCGCTGCCCACGCCGGCCGCACCGGCGGCGTGGCCCGGCGGCGACGCTGGCCGGCCGTTTGTTTTCTACCCGGCGAATTTCTGGAAGCATAAGAATCACCTGCGACTCCTGGCCGCGTTCGCCCAAGCTCGCACGGACGCGCCTGAACTGCGGCTGGTCTGCACCGGCAGCCTGCTCGGACGCGAGGCTGAGTGGCACGAGGCGGTGCGTGGCCATGGGCTGCAGGATCACGTGCTCCATCTCGGCAAAGTCACGCGGGCCGAAATCAGCTGGTTGTTCCAGCACGCCAAGGCGCTCATCTTCGCGTCGCTGTTCGAAGGTTTCGGCATCCCGCTGCTGGAAGCAATGCAGTCGGGTTGTCCGATCGCTTGTGGACACAACACCAGCCAGCCCGACGTTGCCGCCGTCGCCGCGCTGTATTTCGACGCATCGAGCACGGAGTCGATCGCAGCAGCGATCACCCGATTGCATCGCGATGGCGCGCTGCGCTCGCGTTTGGCGGCGGCCGGCCGCGAGCGGCTGAAGGTCTTCACCACGCAACGACTCGTGCAAGGTCATCTCGTGGCTTTTCAGAGCGCCTGCCGCCGGCACACTCGCTGGCGCACGTGGTTCAACGAACACGTGCAGCTGCCGCGCTCGCGCCACACGCGCACGACGCTCTCCCCTCGCGAGCTCCGGATCGCGGCGCGCCTGCTCCAGCGGCAAGCCCGGCTGCCAGCGGGCTGCGAACACGTCTGA
- a CDS encoding glycosyltransferase family 2 protein, which translates to MPRFTIIVPTYNHGRWIETALRSIFEQGEPSVEVLVMDALSTDDTPAILERYRDRIVWHRRKDAGQADAINQGFALAQGEIVAWLNSDDTYLPSAFSRVVAAFAADPTLDLVYGDALEISEDGTILTPNLFTEDCSRERFYFSHDYICQPTLFVRRAALARVGSLRTELRWFLDYQWLTRFFAVGLRGQRLRHFLAANRDHPNTKTNSGGLQRWWEIMTVLASTPPPGPALLARRCVWIYSLEFVIKSINAARWGAEPSSWAATRGLRAKLLIRLNRWFMRLVSPRSFTDIVQRYERDIVPRGRTTETLWAAESPDAKRAPESSIQ; encoded by the coding sequence ATGCCGCGTTTCACCATCATCGTCCCCACTTACAATCATGGCCGCTGGATTGAGACAGCGCTGCGGAGCATTTTCGAGCAGGGCGAGCCGAGTGTCGAAGTGCTCGTGATGGATGCTTTGTCGACGGATGACACACCGGCGATTCTGGAACGCTACCGGGACCGGATCGTGTGGCACCGGCGCAAAGACGCCGGTCAGGCGGATGCGATCAACCAGGGTTTTGCTCTCGCCCAGGGTGAAATCGTGGCGTGGCTCAACTCGGACGACACCTACCTTCCCAGCGCGTTCAGCCGGGTCGTCGCCGCATTCGCCGCGGATCCGACGCTGGATTTAGTTTACGGGGATGCGCTCGAGATTAGCGAGGACGGTACCATCCTGACGCCGAACCTGTTCACCGAAGACTGCTCGCGCGAGCGGTTCTATTTTTCACACGACTACATTTGCCAGCCGACGCTTTTCGTTCGTCGCGCCGCGCTTGCCCGTGTGGGCTCGCTGCGCACAGAACTGCGCTGGTTTCTCGACTATCAATGGCTGACGCGGTTTTTCGCCGTCGGGCTGCGCGGTCAGCGGCTCCGGCACTTCCTCGCGGCCAACCGCGATCATCCGAATACGAAGACGAACTCCGGCGGACTGCAGCGCTGGTGGGAGATCATGACCGTGCTGGCGTCCACGCCACCACCCGGCCCGGCGTTGCTCGCCCGGCGCTGTGTCTGGATCTACTCGCTCGAGTTCGTGATCAAATCGATCAACGCGGCGCGCTGGGGGGCCGAACCCAGCTCGTGGGCAGCCACACGAGGTCTTCGCGCCAAGCTCCTCATCCGGCTCAATCGCTGGTTCATGCGACTGGTTTCACCCCGCTCGTTCACGGACATCGTGCAACGCTACGAACGCGACATTGTGCCGCGGGGCCGAACCACCGAGACCCTGTGGGCCGCCGAAAGCCCGGACGCCAAGCGAGCCCCAGAATCCAGTATCCAATGA
- a CDS encoding TylF/MycF/NovP-related O-methyltransferase, with the protein MTPLEPNTVLKYPPLVRELHEALRTLLFPQLPDCSGRAELLAKLLGTGISEASYVLAELHAAMGDDGDVCEFGVAQGATSALLANELRATSKLLWLYDSFTGLPKPSSKDQLKDDIFGLGSIERYAGEMRCDAEEVLTRLAQIGIAPERYRVRAGMVNETLREENGPAKVCFAYVDFDFYEPIAHALAYLDRHLSANGRIVVDDYDFFSTGAKTAVDEFIEQTQGRFQLTLPHAFAGKFCMLQRKA; encoded by the coding sequence ATGACTCCGCTCGAACCCAACACCGTCCTTAAGTATCCGCCGCTGGTCCGCGAGCTGCACGAGGCGTTGCGCACGCTCCTCTTTCCCCAGCTGCCGGACTGTAGCGGTCGCGCCGAATTGCTGGCGAAGCTGCTCGGCACCGGGATAAGCGAAGCGAGTTACGTGCTCGCCGAACTGCATGCCGCGATGGGGGACGACGGCGATGTCTGCGAATTTGGCGTGGCCCAGGGCGCCACGTCCGCGCTGTTGGCCAACGAGCTTCGCGCCACGAGCAAGCTGCTTTGGCTCTACGACTCATTCACGGGGCTGCCCAAGCCTTCGTCCAAGGATCAGTTGAAGGATGACATCTTCGGTTTGGGCAGCATCGAACGCTATGCGGGCGAAATGCGCTGCGACGCGGAGGAAGTGCTGACGCGGCTCGCACAGATTGGCATCGCACCGGAACGCTACCGCGTTCGCGCCGGCATGGTGAACGAGACGCTCCGCGAGGAGAACGGACCCGCCAAGGTCTGCTTCGCCTACGTCGATTTTGATTTCTACGAGCCAATCGCTCACGCGCTCGCTTATCTCGACCGGCATCTCAGCGCGAACGGGCGGATCGTGGTGGATGATTACGACTTTTTCTCCACCGGAGCGAAAACCGCTGTCGACGAGTTCATCGAACAAACGCAAGGGAGATTCCAGCTGACGTTGCCGCACGCGTTCGCTGGCAAGTTCTGCATGCTGCAGCGCAAAGCTTGA
- a CDS encoding FkbM family methyltransferase produces the protein MESWQQPTLAGFLERLGRYQIEFRTVIDVGASNGMWTRDVIQCFPDRDYFLVEARREHEPALQAFAATQTRTRYVICAASDEPGEVHFHAGDLFGGLAAHAAFQQHDIVVPARTLDELATTFALKPPFFLKLDTHGFEEQILAGGKTLLAQTNLAVIEAYNHQMGYGNLLFPELCAFMAERGFRCIDFFDPLYRPHDAAFWQADLAFARTDWPGFQYPHYV, from the coding sequence ATGGAATCCTGGCAACAGCCCACCCTCGCCGGCTTTCTCGAGCGGCTCGGTCGCTATCAGATCGAGTTCAGAACGGTCATCGATGTCGGAGCGTCGAACGGCATGTGGACGCGCGACGTGATTCAGTGCTTTCCCGACCGCGACTACTTCCTCGTCGAGGCTCGCCGCGAGCACGAGCCCGCGCTGCAGGCGTTCGCGGCGACGCAGACGCGCACCCGTTACGTCATCTGCGCCGCCTCCGATGAACCGGGCGAGGTGCACTTCCACGCGGGCGACCTGTTCGGTGGGCTGGCCGCGCACGCGGCATTTCAGCAGCACGATATCGTGGTCCCCGCGCGTACGCTGGACGAACTGGCCACCACGTTTGCACTGAAGCCTCCATTTTTCCTGAAACTCGATACCCACGGTTTCGAGGAACAGATCCTCGCGGGTGGGAAAACTCTCCTGGCACAGACGAACCTCGCGGTGATCGAGGCCTACAACCATCAGATGGGCTACGGGAATCTGCTCTTCCCTGAGCTCTGCGCGTTCATGGCCGAGCGCGGGTTTCGGTGCATCGACTTCTTTGATCCGCTCTACCGCCCCCACGATGCCGCGTTCTGGCAGGCCGACCTCGCCTTCGCCCGCACCGACTGGCCGGGATTTCAGTATCCGCATTACGTCTGA
- a CDS encoding glycosyltransferase family 2 protein produces the protein MGSNPLVSIITPSFQQADYLRQCIDSVLGHGYQPIEYHVCDGGSIDGSVDILRSYGIRLEWDSQPDGGQAAAINVGLRKSQGQIVGFLNSDDVLLPGAVGSAVRTLAAHPEVDIVYGRATVIDEQGRALRPAPVQSFDADVLVQHCFIAQPAAFWRRSLHEKIGWFAEEFDHTLDYEFWIRAMQAGAKFLFVDEEWAQAREHAQAKSQRLRGEILRQIRELQLRRLGYCGRNWWEQHLRYLRDEKRGIWRLLPGRRDQRLYRLAWWPYVFWRRKLGGPLFYRPGHWRA, from the coding sequence ATGGGCTCGAATCCGCTCGTTTCGATCATCACGCCGTCCTTTCAGCAGGCGGATTATCTGCGGCAGTGCATCGACAGCGTGCTGGGGCATGGCTATCAGCCGATAGAATACCACGTGTGCGATGGTGGCTCGATCGACGGATCGGTCGACATACTGCGCAGCTACGGCATCCGACTGGAATGGGACAGTCAGCCCGACGGCGGGCAGGCGGCTGCGATCAACGTGGGACTGAGAAAAAGCCAGGGGCAGATCGTCGGGTTTCTCAACAGCGACGATGTGCTGCTGCCGGGTGCGGTGGGCTCGGCCGTGCGGACGCTAGCCGCGCATCCGGAGGTGGATATCGTTTACGGACGCGCGACGGTCATCGATGAACAGGGGCGGGCGCTGAGGCCCGCGCCGGTGCAATCGTTCGATGCCGATGTGCTGGTGCAGCACTGCTTCATCGCCCAGCCGGCGGCGTTTTGGCGGCGGTCGTTGCACGAGAAGATCGGGTGGTTCGCCGAGGAGTTCGATCACACGCTCGACTACGAGTTTTGGATCCGCGCCATGCAGGCCGGGGCGAAGTTTCTTTTTGTCGACGAAGAGTGGGCGCAGGCGCGAGAGCATGCGCAGGCGAAATCGCAGCGGCTCCGCGGAGAGATTTTGCGGCAGATCCGCGAGCTGCAGCTACGACGGCTGGGCTACTGCGGCCGCAACTGGTGGGAGCAGCACCTGCGCTATCTGCGGGACGAGAAGCGCGGCATCTGGCGGCTGCTCCCGGGAAGGAGAGATCAGCGGCTCTACCGGCTCGCGTGGTGGCCGTATGTGTTCTGGCGACGCAAGCTCGGCGGACCGCTGTTCTATAGACCAGGACACTGGCGGGCGTAG
- a CDS encoding type II toxin-antitoxin system VapC family toxin, producing MWIVDTCVVLDVFEGDPRFGRSSAELLERLLSQGLALSPVTMVELAAAFAGDLEEQKRFLDQAGITYAEPWTPTDTESAHAAWNTYVMAKRQSRTGKRPVADILIGAFAVNRTGLVTRNAADFTRWFPRLKVREP from the coding sequence ATGTGGATCGTCGATACCTGCGTCGTGCTCGACGTGTTCGAGGGTGATCCTCGGTTTGGACGCTCTTCAGCCGAACTGCTGGAACGCCTGCTATCGCAGGGCCTGGCCCTTAGCCCAGTCACGATGGTCGAGTTGGCTGCGGCGTTTGCAGGGGATCTGGAGGAGCAAAAGCGTTTTCTCGATCAAGCAGGCATCACTTACGCGGAGCCGTGGACTCCCACCGACACGGAATCGGCGCATGCCGCGTGGAACACCTACGTTATGGCGAAACGCCAATCGCGAACCGGCAAGCGCCCGGTGGCGGACATTCTCATCGGCGCCTTCGCCGTCAATCGCACGGGTCTCGTCACACGCAACGCGGCGGACTTTACCCGCTGGTTTCCGCGCTTGAAGGTACGGGAGCCATAG
- a CDS encoding AbrB/MazE/SpoVT family DNA-binding domain-containing protein, with amino-acid sequence MDESTLTERGQVSVPASVRKALNLRPGQRLRWQRISDREVRVSVASVASPGPLAVLGYARKLRQTPRATADWMRELRAGEE; translated from the coding sequence ATGGATGAATCCACGCTCACGGAACGAGGCCAGGTTTCAGTTCCTGCTTCCGTGCGGAAGGCGTTGAATCTGCGTCCGGGGCAGAGGCTCCGCTGGCAGCGCATCTCCGATCGGGAAGTGCGGGTCTCCGTTGCCTCGGTTGCGTCTCCCGGCCCGTTGGCCGTTCTGGGCTATGCTCGCAAACTGCGTCAAACCCCTCGAGCGACAGCGGACTGGATGCGGGAACTTCGCGCGGGAGAGGAATGA
- a CDS encoding tetratricopeptide repeat protein translates to MTAFPTPDATGPLTIAQAFAHALAHHQAGRLKDAERLYRSILGVAPRHADTNHNLGMIALQANQRPAAVQFFRAALEAEPHHAQYWFSYIAALIHADEIDGARSAFKQAEDRGIAGPQMAELSARLSAAGSKPERPDARDVQALLNHFGAGHFEEAAMAGRSMTAKYPQYALGWKVLGPALMKLGQTAEALDAMQTAIALSPSDPHVHHNLSTALKSLGRLEEAAASARRALGLGVDAHLNLASIEYQSGRYDEAIACCRRALELKQDSVEGHVKLANVLVRTGQLDEATGHYRRALEIEPNLPAVHRALGTILQDQARYDEAAAHFRRACDLRATDLSCQISLHLALPAIAQSGEAIDQSRTRFRSALKTLARSSATLDDHDGPPVVASFYLAYHGQDDRDLMELIGELYRDRWPELSFVSPHVAGWHSPTGTGRKIRVGFLSAFLTGHTIGKLYQGFLRHLDRQRFEVYLIRAPESKRDGVGAQLGAYCDKVISLAGPLRTQQQRLADQELDVLFYPDIGMAPYPYCLAHARLAPVQAVSWGHPVTTGLRTIDYFVSAQPIEPQGAAAHYSETLIRLERLPCFYEPFVVPSAIPSRSDLDLPATGTLYGCPQSLFKFHPDFDAILVAIVTGDPESHLVLLEGAVPIWKEQLRTRWARTAPLLLNRTIFLPRLELDRFMGMIANMDVLLDPVHFGSGNTLYEAMAFGVPIVTWAGQFMRGRVVAGAYRQMGISDAPVAERLEDYANLAVTLGRDPERRARLRRELIAAAQRDLFADAHAVREFETFLTAAVSAADEQRKLSSDWRYDAAS, encoded by the coding sequence ATGACTGCCTTCCCGACTCCTGACGCAACAGGTCCCCTGACCATCGCGCAGGCCTTCGCGCACGCTCTTGCCCATCATCAAGCGGGAAGACTAAAGGATGCGGAACGCCTCTACCGTAGCATCCTGGGTGTGGCTCCGCGCCATGCGGACACAAACCACAACTTGGGGATGATCGCATTGCAGGCCAACCAACGACCAGCGGCAGTGCAGTTTTTCAGGGCCGCCCTGGAGGCAGAGCCACACCATGCTCAGTATTGGTTCAGCTACATTGCCGCGTTGATCCACGCGGACGAAATCGACGGCGCACGAAGCGCCTTCAAACAAGCGGAAGACCGTGGCATTGCGGGACCGCAGATGGCTGAGTTATCGGCCCGGCTCAGCGCTGCAGGAAGCAAGCCAGAGCGACCTGACGCACGCGACGTGCAAGCGCTGTTGAATCACTTTGGTGCGGGACACTTTGAGGAGGCGGCAATGGCTGGGCGGTCCATGACAGCTAAATATCCCCAGTATGCACTGGGGTGGAAAGTGCTTGGTCCTGCCCTCATGAAACTCGGACAAACGGCGGAGGCGCTGGATGCGATGCAGACAGCTATTGCCCTCTCGCCATCCGACCCGCACGTCCACCATAACCTGAGCACCGCATTGAAATCACTCGGACGCTTGGAGGAAGCTGCGGCGAGCGCCAGGCGCGCGTTGGGCCTGGGTGTAGACGCCCATCTCAATCTCGCCAGCATCGAATACCAAAGCGGCCGGTACGACGAAGCAATCGCCTGCTGTCGGCGGGCATTGGAGCTGAAGCAGGATTCAGTCGAAGGTCACGTGAAGCTTGCGAACGTGCTGGTCCGCACTGGGCAACTGGACGAGGCAACCGGCCACTACCGGCGAGCCTTGGAAATCGAACCCAACCTGCCCGCAGTGCACAGGGCATTGGGAACGATCCTGCAAGATCAAGCACGCTATGACGAGGCGGCCGCCCACTTTCGACGTGCGTGCGACCTCCGCGCAACGGACCTTTCGTGCCAGATCTCGCTTCATCTAGCATTGCCTGCAATCGCTCAAAGCGGGGAGGCCATAGATCAGAGCCGAACGCGTTTCCGATCTGCTCTCAAGACTCTCGCCCGGTCGTCGGCTACGCTCGACGACCATGATGGTCCCCCTGTGGTGGCGTCCTTCTATCTCGCGTATCATGGTCAAGACGATCGGGACCTAATGGAACTCATCGGCGAGCTCTATCGGGATCGTTGGCCAGAGTTGTCTTTTGTCTCACCCCACGTGGCCGGGTGGCATTCTCCCACCGGCACAGGACGCAAGATCCGCGTCGGTTTTCTTTCCGCTTTCCTGACCGGGCACACGATCGGAAAGCTCTACCAGGGATTCCTGCGCCACCTCGACCGGCAGCGATTCGAGGTTTATCTCATCCGGGCGCCAGAGTCCAAGCGCGACGGGGTGGGTGCACAACTCGGTGCATATTGTGACAAAGTGATCTCGCTCGCCGGCCCGCTGCGAACTCAGCAGCAGCGTCTGGCGGATCAGGAGTTGGACGTACTCTTCTATCCGGATATTGGCATGGCCCCGTACCCTTACTGCCTGGCTCACGCCCGATTGGCTCCCGTGCAAGCCGTGAGTTGGGGGCATCCCGTCACCACCGGGTTGCGGACGATTGACTACTTTGTTTCGGCACAACCAATCGAGCCACAGGGGGCTGCGGCTCACTATTCCGAGACACTGATCCGACTTGAGAGGTTGCCCTGCTTCTATGAGCCTTTCGTCGTCCCGAGCGCAATCCCGTCCCGGAGCGATCTGGACCTGCCTGCCACTGGGACTCTCTACGGATGTCCGCAAAGCCTGTTCAAGTTCCATCCCGACTTCGATGCCATCTTGGTCGCGATTGTCACAGGTGATCCGGAAAGTCACCTCGTACTGCTCGAGGGCGCGGTGCCCATATGGAAGGAGCAACTACGCACGCGCTGGGCGCGGACGGCGCCTCTCTTGCTGAACCGCACGATTTTCCTGCCACGCCTCGAGCTTGACCGATTCATGGGAATGATCGCAAACATGGACGTGCTCCTCGATCCCGTTCATTTTGGCAGCGGCAACACGCTCTACGAAGCCATGGCCTTCGGCGTGCCGATTGTCACTTGGGCAGGTCAGTTCATGCGTGGTCGAGTCGTCGCTGGCGCATATCGTCAGATGGGCATTAGCGATGCACCCGTTGCCGAGCGGCTTGAGGACTATGCCAATCTGGCGGTGACGTTGGGGCGCGACCCCGAACGCCGGGCAAGACTGCGCCGCGAGCTGATAGCGGCTGCGCAACGCGACCTCTTTGCCGACGCGCACGCCGTCCGAGAATTCGAAACCTTCCTCACGGCCGCCGTGAGTGCGGCGGACGAGCAGCGAAAACTTTCCTCCGATTGGCGTTACGACGCCGCCTCGTGA